TAGGTGGATTTGTACAATCGCCGGAAAGCCAGTATACTGGTGCTATGGACCGCACTAAAGACTAAAACGGGAGGACCGCCCCATGTTAAATGACATCATCACAGCCCAGCTTGAAAACCACGACAGCTTTTATATTTACGATGAACAGCACATTCGCAGCCAAGCCCAGCTACTCCGGACCCATTTTCCGGACGTGGATTTCTTCTATTCCCTCAAATGTAACCCAAACCCGCATATTCTCCGCACCATTTTTTCTGAAGGCTTTGGGGCAGATGCGGCCAGTTTGAAAGAAGTCCAATTGGCTGCTGATGCCGGTTTGCGGCAATCACAAATTTATTATTCGGCGCCAGGTAAATCTCCTGCCGACTTGGAAGGCGCCTTTAATGCCGCCACCATTATTGCCGACAGCATTGGTGAGTTGGATCACTTGGAACGCCTTGCTGCCCGAGAAGGCACGGTGGCGGAAATTGGCGTCCGGGTCAACCCCGCTTTTTCGATGAATGGCGGCGACGGCTTATCGGCAAAATTCGGCATTGATGAAGAAATGCTACTACCCATCTTAAAGAACCGGCATATGCCCCATTTGATGGTGACTGGTATCCACGTTCATTTGCAAAGCCAAGTCTTAGACAGCGACAAACTGCAAGCCTATTACCAGAACGTCCTCTCCTTGGCAGACCGGGTTG
This Peptococcus niger DNA region includes the following protein-coding sequences:
- a CDS encoding alanine racemase, with the protein product MLNDIITAQLENHDSFYIYDEQHIRSQAQLLRTHFPDVDFFYSLKCNPNPHILRTIFSEGFGADAASLKEVQLAADAGLRQSQIYYSAPGKSPADLEGAFNAATIIADSIGELDHLERLAAREGTVAEIGVRVNPAFSMNGGDGLSAKFGIDEEMLLPILKNRHMPHLMVTGIHVHLQSQVLDSDKLQAYYQNVLSLADRVEAALGRPLMYINMGSGIGLAYAAHQTPLDIPALGLAAGKYLARYRNAHPYTRIFIESGRFCVGQSGQYITTVRDRKVSRGKTWLILSNTLNGFIRPSIDQMMRPYPDAQPFEPLFTCRDAFHIRTLKNDPPSEQVNLVGNLCAGTDLIAEDILLPKLAVGDAVIIDNAGAYAAVLSPMQFSSLTPPAELFVTAAGSVLSD